A single genomic interval of Flavobacteriales bacterium harbors:
- the rpsD gene encoding 30S ribosomal protein S4: MARYTGPQTKIARKFKEPIYGEDKWMERKPYSPGQHGPTKRRKKESEYALQLAEKQKAKYTYGILERQFQKMFGVAASKKGITGETLLQLCEARLDNTVYRLGIAPTRRAARQLVSHGHITVDQQVVNVPSYSLRPGQSVAVREKSRSLEAITNSVSSAHKRFDWLEWNPSTLSGKLIAMPERAQIPENIREQLIVELYSK; encoded by the coding sequence ATGGCACGTTACACCGGACCACAGACCAAGATCGCGCGCAAGTTCAAGGAACCCATCTACGGTGAGGACAAGTGGATGGAGCGCAAGCCGTACAGCCCCGGGCAGCACGGACCGACCAAGCGCCGCAAGAAGGAGAGCGAATACGCGCTCCAGCTCGCCGAGAAGCAGAAGGCGAAGTACACCTACGGCATCCTGGAGCGCCAGTTCCAGAAGATGTTCGGGGTGGCCGCGAGCAAGAAGGGCATCACGGGTGAGACCCTGCTGCAGCTCTGCGAGGCCCGCCTCGACAACACCGTGTACCGCCTGGGCATCGCACCCACCCGCCGCGCCGCCCGCCAGCTGGTGAGCCATGGCCACATCACGGTGGACCAGCAGGTGGTGAACGTGCCCAGCTATTCCCTGCGCCCCGGCCAGAGCGTGGCCGTGCGCGAGAAGAGCCGCAGCCTGGAGGCCATCACCAACAGCGTGTCCTCCGCGCACAAGCGCTTCGACTGGCTCGAGTGGAACCCCTCCACCCTCTCCGGCAAGCTCATCGCGATGCCCGAGCGCGCCCAGATCCCGGAGAACATCCGCGAACAGCTCATCGTGGAACTGTACTCCAAGTAA
- the rpsK gene encoding 30S ribosomal protein S11: MAKQQDKGAAAGKKKKKNVHVEAFGQAHIHATFNNIIVSLTNNKGEVISWSSAGKQGFRGSKKNTPYAGQVSAEEAAREAFELGLRKVKVFVKGPGGGRESAIRALHNSGVEVTEIVDITPMPHNGCRPPKKRRV, from the coding sequence ATGGCAAAGCAGCAGGACAAAGGCGCCGCCGCCGGCAAGAAAAAGAAGAAGAACGTGCATGTGGAGGCCTTCGGACAGGCCCACATCCACGCCACGTTCAACAACATCATTGTGAGCCTCACCAACAACAAGGGCGAGGTGATCAGCTGGTCGAGCGCCGGCAAACAGGGCTTCCGCGGCAGCAAGAAGAACACCCCCTACGCCGGCCAGGTGAGCGCGGAGGAGGCCGCACGCGAGGCCTTCGAGCTGGGCCTGCGCAAGGTGAAGGTGTTCGTCAAGGGGCCCGGCGGCGGACGCGAGAGCGCCATCCGTGCCCTGCACAACAGCGGCGTGGAGGTCACCGAGATCGTGGACATCACCCCCATGCCACACAACGGCTGCCGTCCGCCCAAGAAACGCCGTGTTTGA
- the rpsM gene encoding 30S ribosomal protein S13: protein MARIAGIDLPKHKRGAIGLTYIYGIGRSRALEILRNAEVDPDKQVEEWSDDEQSRIRQFINDNIKVEGALRSEVQLSIKRLMDIGSYRGLRHRSGLPVRGQRTRTNSRTRKGKRKTVANKKKATK from the coding sequence ATGGCACGTATCGCAGGCATCGACCTACCCAAGCACAAACGCGGGGCCATCGGGCTCACCTACATCTACGGCATCGGGCGCAGCCGCGCGCTGGAGATCCTCCGCAACGCGGAGGTCGACCCCGACAAGCAGGTGGAGGAATGGAGCGACGATGAGCAGTCGCGCATCCGCCAGTTCATCAACGACAACATCAAGGTGGAGGGTGCCCTGCGCAGTGAGGTGCAGCTCAGCATCAAGCGCCTGATGGACATCGGCAGCTACAGGGGCCTGCGCCACCGCAGCGGCCTGCCCGTGCGCGGCCAGCGCACCCGCACCAACAGCCGCACCCGCAAGGGCAAGCGCAAGACCGTGGCCAACAAGAAGAAAGCAACGAAGTAA
- the rpmJ gene encoding 50S ribosomal protein L36 — protein sequence MKVRTSLKKRSADCKIVRRKGRLYVINKKNPKFKQRQG from the coding sequence ATGAAGGTCAGGACCTCCCTCAAGAAGCGCTCGGCGGACTGCAAGATCGTCCGCCGCAAGGGGCGCCTCTATGTGATCAACAAGAAGAACCCGAAGTTCAAGCAGCGTCAGGGCTGA
- the infA gene encoding translation initiation factor IF-1 codes for MSKTGNIEQDGVIKEALSNAMFRVELENGHVITAHISGKMRMHYIRILPGDKVKVEMSPYDLSKGRITFRYKS; via the coding sequence ATGAGCAAGACGGGGAACATCGAGCAGGATGGCGTCATCAAGGAGGCGCTGAGCAATGCCATGTTCCGCGTGGAGCTGGAGAACGGCCACGTGATCACGGCCCACATCAGCGGCAAGATGCGCATGCACTACATCCGGATCCTCCCCGGCGACAAGGTCAAGGTGGAGATGAGCCCCTACGACCTCAGCAAAGGCCGGATCACCTTCCGTTACAAGAGCTAA
- the map gene encoding type I methionyl aminopeptidase: MAKTVNLRSDAEIALVRESSLLVGRTLAEVARNIGPGVRTGDLDRLAETFIRDHGAVPGFKGLYGCPSTLLISVNQEVVHGLPGDRVLREGDLASVDCGVLMNSFYGDSAYTFAIGEVDLAAMRLLRVTQECLQLGIAQAVDGRRTGDLGYAIQHHAETNGYGVVRELVGHGVGEKLHEAPEVPNYGRRGHGVQLRAGMVIAIEPMINMGTKEVHQLDDGWTIVTQDGRPSAHFEHTVAVRSGQAEVLSSFSAIEAVLEAKGDAYVKLDEAKVNG, encoded by the coding sequence ATGGCGAAGACCGTGAACCTGCGAAGCGATGCCGAGATCGCACTGGTAAGGGAGAGTTCTTTGCTTGTTGGGAGGACCTTGGCCGAAGTGGCCAGGAACATCGGACCGGGGGTCCGCACCGGCGATCTGGACCGGCTTGCGGAGACCTTCATCCGCGACCACGGCGCCGTGCCCGGCTTCAAGGGCCTGTACGGCTGCCCCAGCACGCTGCTCATCAGCGTGAACCAGGAAGTGGTGCACGGATTGCCGGGCGACCGCGTGCTGCGCGAGGGCGACCTCGCCAGCGTGGACTGCGGCGTGCTGATGAACAGCTTCTACGGCGACAGCGCCTACACCTTCGCCATCGGCGAGGTGGACCTTGCCGCGATGCGGCTGTTGCGCGTCACCCAGGAATGCCTGCAACTGGGCATCGCCCAGGCGGTGGACGGACGCCGCACCGGCGACCTCGGGTACGCCATCCAGCATCACGCGGAGACCAACGGGTATGGCGTGGTGCGCGAGCTGGTGGGGCATGGTGTGGGCGAGAAGCTGCACGAGGCCCCGGAAGTGCCCAACTACGGGCGCCGCGGTCATGGCGTGCAGCTGCGCGCCGGCATGGTGATCGCCATCGAACCGATGATCAATATGGGCACCAAGGAGGTGCACCAGTTGGATGATGGCTGGACGATCGTCACACAGGACGGACGGCCCAGCGCCCACTTCGAGCACACCGTGGCCGTAAGGTCCGGGCAGGCGGAGGTCCTCTCAAGTTTCAGCGCCATCGAAGCGGTGCTGGAGGCCAAGGGCGACGCATACGTGAAGCTGGATGAGGCGAAGGTGAACGGATAA
- the secY gene encoding preprotein translocase subunit SecY: MKNLVDTIKNIWRIEELRTRILITLGLLLVYRIGSYIVLPGVDSLKMASASTGGGGIVEILSIFTGGAFTRASIFALGIMPYISASIIMQLMGIAVPAVQKMQREESGRRRLNQYTRYLTILICIFQAPGYIYATIDADARPDSQFWLFTSIVILTCSTLFVMWLGERITERGLGNGISLIIMIGILAEFPQSFAQEVVGRMGPGGGGLVLLLVEVVIWVLIIAGCILLVQGTRRIPVQFAKRVQGNKQYGGVRNYIPLKVNAAGVMPIIFAQAIVLIPMYVAQAFEEPPQWLISIANAQGLFYNLMLMFMVVIFTYFYTAITVNPVQLADDMKRNGGFIPGVKPGKQTADHIDELLSRITLPGAIFLGLVAILPAFAQMAGVKQGFAQFFGGTSLLIMVGVLLDTLQQIESHLLMRHYDGLMKTGRIKGRTNAAYGMAG; this comes from the coding sequence ATGAAGAACCTGGTCGACACGATCAAGAACATCTGGCGGATCGAGGAACTGCGCACGCGCATCCTCATCACCCTGGGGCTGCTGTTGGTCTACCGCATCGGCAGCTACATCGTGTTGCCTGGCGTGGACAGCCTGAAGATGGCCTCGGCCTCCACCGGCGGTGGTGGCATCGTGGAGATCCTCTCGATCTTCACCGGTGGCGCCTTCACACGGGCCAGCATCTTCGCCCTGGGCATCATGCCCTACATCAGCGCCAGCATCATCATGCAGCTCATGGGCATCGCCGTGCCCGCCGTGCAGAAGATGCAGCGCGAGGAGAGCGGACGTCGGAGGCTCAACCAGTACACCCGCTACCTCACCATCCTCATCTGCATCTTCCAGGCACCCGGCTACATCTACGCCACCATCGATGCCGACGCCCGGCCCGACAGCCAGTTCTGGCTCTTCACCAGCATCGTGATCCTCACCTGCAGCACCCTCTTCGTGATGTGGCTCGGTGAGCGGATCACCGAGCGCGGCCTGGGCAACGGCATCTCGTTGATCATCATGATCGGCATCCTGGCCGAGTTCCCGCAGAGCTTCGCCCAGGAGGTGGTGGGCCGCATGGGCCCCGGAGGCGGCGGTCTCGTCCTGCTTCTGGTCGAGGTGGTCATCTGGGTGCTCATCATCGCCGGCTGCATCCTGCTCGTGCAGGGCACCCGGCGGATCCCCGTGCAGTTCGCCAAGCGCGTGCAGGGCAACAAGCAGTACGGTGGTGTGCGCAACTACATCCCCCTCAAGGTGAACGCGGCGGGGGTGATGCCGATCATCTTCGCCCAGGCCATCGTGCTGATCCCCATGTACGTGGCACAGGCCTTCGAGGAGCCCCCCCAATGGCTCATCTCCATCGCCAACGCCCAGGGCCTCTTCTACAACCTGATGCTGATGTTCATGGTGGTGATCTTCACCTACTTCTACACCGCCATCACCGTGAACCCCGTGCAGCTCGCCGATGACATGAAGCGCAACGGCGGCTTCATTCCCGGAGTGAAGCCCGGCAAGCAGACCGCCGACCACATCGACGAACTGCTGAGCCGCATCACCCTGCCCGGAGCCATCTTCCTCGGCCTGGTGGCCATCCTGCCCGCCTTCGCGCAGATGGCCGGCGTGAAACAGGGCTTCGCGCAGTTCTTCGGTGGAACCTCGCTGCTGATCATGGTGGGTGTGCTGCTGGACACCCTCCAGCAGATCGAAAGCCACCTGCTGATGAGACACTACGACGGCCTGATGAAAACAGGTCGGATCAAGGGACGGACGAACGCGGCCTATGGCATGGCGGGATAG
- the rplO gene encoding 50S ribosomal protein L15, whose product MDLSQLKPAKGATKKEKRIGRGEGSKRGGTSTKGHKGAQSRAGYSRKRGFEGGQMPLVRRVPKFGFTNPTRVEYKGINLDALQMLVETQGLKVVDPTVLYTNGLIAKNDKLKVLGRGTLKGALDVTAHAFSASARAAIEALGGKATIIERKEKQA is encoded by the coding sequence ATGGACCTCAGTCAATTGAAGCCCGCCAAAGGGGCCACCAAGAAGGAGAAGCGCATCGGCCGCGGCGAAGGCAGCAAGCGGGGCGGCACCTCCACCAAGGGCCACAAGGGCGCCCAGAGCCGCGCCGGCTACAGCCGCAAGCGCGGGTTCGAGGGCGGACAGATGCCCCTCGTGCGCCGTGTGCCCAAGTTCGGTTTCACCAACCCCACCCGCGTGGAGTACAAGGGCATCAATCTGGACGCCCTGCAGATGCTGGTGGAGACCCAGGGCCTGAAGGTCGTTGACCCGACGGTGCTGTACACCAACGGTCTCATCGCCAAGAACGACAAGCTGAAGGTGCTCGGCCGCGGTACGCTCAAGGGCGCCCTGGACGTCACCGCCCACGCGTTCAGCGCCAGCGCGCGCGCCGCCATCGAGGCCCTCGGCGGCAAGGCCACCATCATCGAGCGGAAGGAGAAGCAGGCATAA
- the rpmD gene encoding 50S ribosomal protein L30, protein MSKIIIIQTGSQIKCPARQKATLKALGLGRIGKRAELEATPQIRGMVAKVNHLVTVEEKA, encoded by the coding sequence ATGAGCAAGATCATCATCATCCAGACCGGCAGCCAGATCAAGTGCCCCGCCCGGCAGAAGGCCACCCTCAAGGCCCTCGGCCTGGGCCGCATCGGCAAGCGCGCCGAACTGGAGGCCACCCCGCAGATCCGCGGCATGGTGGCGAAAGTGAACCATCTGGTGACGGTCGAGGAAAAGGCCTGA
- the rpsE gene encoding 30S ribosomal protein S5 has protein sequence MEGANVKKVRSSDLELKDRLVALNRVTKVTKGGRTFTFAAIVVVGNENGVVGHGLGKAKEVQEAIAKGIDDAKKNLVKVPVRKGTIPHSQEGKFAGAEVLLKPAAHGTGVIAGGAMRAVLESVGITDVLAKSKGSSNPHNVVKATIKALTDMRDANTVAQMRGVKVEKVFNG, from the coding sequence ATGGAAGGAGCTAACGTCAAGAAAGTGCGCAGCAGCGACCTGGAGCTGAAGGACCGGCTCGTGGCGCTGAACCGCGTGACCAAGGTGACCAAGGGTGGCCGCACCTTCACCTTCGCCGCCATCGTCGTGGTGGGCAACGAGAACGGTGTGGTGGGCCACGGCCTGGGCAAGGCCAAGGAGGTGCAGGAGGCCATCGCCAAGGGCATCGACGACGCCAAGAAGAACCTCGTGAAGGTGCCCGTGCGGAAAGGCACCATCCCCCACTCCCAGGAGGGCAAGTTCGCCGGCGCCGAGGTGCTCCTGAAGCCCGCCGCCCATGGTACCGGCGTGATCGCCGGGGGTGCCATGCGCGCCGTGCTCGAGAGCGTGGGCATCACGGACGTGCTGGCCAAGAGCAAGGGCTCCAGCAACCCCCACAACGTGGTGAAGGCCACCATCAAGGCCCTCACCGACATGCGCGATGCCAACACCGTGGCGCAGATGCGCGGGGTGAAGGTCGAGAAAGTGTTCAACGGATAA
- a CDS encoding 50S ribosomal protein L18: MAYQRNERRAHIRERVRRKVRGTDARPRLSVFRSNVDIYAQIISDEAGRTLVSASSLKDKKAHGAAGVEQARLVGMAIAEKAKAAGISQVVFDRNGYVYHGRVKALAEAAREAGLQF, translated from the coding sequence ATGGCATACCAACGCAACGAACGCAGGGCCCACATCCGCGAACGCGTGCGCCGCAAGGTGCGCGGCACCGACGCGCGCCCCCGCCTATCGGTGTTCCGCAGCAATGTGGACATCTACGCACAGATCATCAGCGACGAGGCGGGCCGCACCCTGGTCAGCGCCTCCTCCCTCAAGGACAAGAAGGCCCACGGCGCGGCCGGTGTGGAACAGGCCCGTCTGGTGGGCATGGCCATCGCCGAGAAGGCCAAGGCCGCCGGCATCTCCCAGGTCGTCTTCGACCGCAACGGTTACGTGTACCATGGCCGGGTGAAAGCCCTGGCCGAAGCCGCCCGCGAGGCCGGTCTCCAATTCTGA
- the rplF gene encoding 50S ribosomal protein L6, which translates to MSRIGKAPISLPKGVEISISDKNQVTVKGPKGTLVQVVDPAIAVKNDNGTVTVARPSDAKPHRAKHGLYRALIANMVKGVSEGYVIEQELVGVGYRATAKGQQLQLALGFSHQVTFELPAEVKVSAAQEKGKNPIIRLESADKQLIGQVAAKIRSLRKPEPYKGKGVRFVGEEVRRKAGKAAGK; encoded by the coding sequence ATGTCACGCATCGGAAAAGCGCCGATCAGCCTGCCCAAGGGGGTGGAGATCAGCATCAGCGACAAGAACCAGGTGACCGTCAAGGGTCCCAAGGGCACCCTCGTGCAGGTGGTGGACCCCGCCATCGCCGTGAAGAACGACAACGGCACGGTGACCGTGGCCCGTCCTAGCGACGCCAAACCCCACCGCGCCAAGCACGGCCTCTACCGTGCGCTCATCGCCAACATGGTGAAGGGCGTGAGCGAGGGCTACGTGATCGAACAGGAACTGGTGGGCGTGGGCTACCGCGCCACAGCCAAGGGGCAGCAGCTCCAGCTCGCGCTGGGCTTCAGCCACCAGGTGACCTTCGAACTGCCCGCCGAGGTGAAGGTGAGCGCCGCCCAGGAGAAGGGCAAGAACCCCATCATCCGCCTGGAGAGCGCGGACAAACAGCTCATCGGCCAGGTGGCCGCCAAGATCCGCTCGCTGCGCAAGCCTGAGCCCTACAAGGGCAAGGGTGTGCGTTTCGTGGGCGAAGAGGTGCGCCGCAAGGCCGGTAAAGCCGCAGGCAAATAA
- the rpsH gene encoding 30S ribosomal protein S8: protein MTTDPIADYLTRLRNAILARKKVVEVPASGLKKDITRILYDKGYILSYKLEDDGKQGIIKIALKYNPQTRQNAIQELRRVSSPGLRQYAHVEELPRVMNGLGVAIISTSKGVVTDKEARSLGVGGEVICTVS from the coding sequence ATGACCACCGATCCCATCGCCGATTACCTGACCCGTCTGCGCAACGCCATCCTGGCGCGCAAGAAAGTGGTGGAGGTGCCCGCGTCCGGCCTCAAGAAGGACATCACGCGCATCCTCTACGACAAGGGCTACATCCTGTCCTACAAGCTGGAGGACGACGGCAAACAGGGCATCATCAAGATCGCCCTCAAGTACAACCCGCAGACGCGGCAGAACGCCATCCAGGAGCTCCGCCGTGTCAGCAGCCCCGGTCTGCGCCAGTACGCCCACGTGGAGGAGCTCCCCCGCGTGATGAACGGCCTCGGCGTGGCCATCATCAGCACCAGCAAGGGTGTCGTCACCGACAAGGAGGCCCGCAGCCTCGGCGTGGGTGGTGAGGTGATCTGCACCGTGAGCTAA
- the rpsN gene encoding 30S ribosomal protein S14, producing MAKESMKARERKRKRMVEKYAAKRAALKAAGEWDKLQQLPANSSYVRMHNRCQITGRPKGYVRLFGISRYMLRMMALEGKIPGVTKSSW from the coding sequence ATGGCCAAGGAAAGCATGAAGGCCCGCGAGCGCAAGCGCAAGCGCATGGTGGAGAAATACGCCGCCAAGCGCGCCGCCCTCAAGGCCGCCGGCGAATGGGACAAGCTCCAGCAGCTGCCCGCCAACTCCAGCTACGTGCGCATGCACAACCGCTGCCAGATCACCGGCCGCCCCAAGGGCTATGTGCGCCTCTTCGGCATCTCGCGCTACATGCTGCGCATGATGGCCCTGGAGGGCAAGATCCCCGGCGTCACCAAGTCCAGCTGGTAA
- the rplE gene encoding 50S ribosomal protein L5, with protein sequence MSTYSPRLKAKYVKEVAPALQKEFNYKSSMQVPRLVKINLNQGLGDAVGDKKIVDNAVVEMTTISGQKAVPTVSKKDISNFKLRRGMPIGARVTLRGDKMYEFLDRLIAVALPRTRDFRGVPAKGFDGRGNFTFGVKEQIIFPEIDIDKVAKIRGMDITFVTTARTDAEAKALLREFGFPFADKK encoded by the coding sequence ATGAGCACCTACAGCCCCCGGCTCAAAGCCAAGTACGTCAAGGAGGTGGCCCCCGCCCTGCAGAAGGAGTTCAATTACAAGAGCTCCATGCAGGTGCCCCGCCTGGTGAAGATCAACCTCAACCAGGGCCTGGGCGATGCGGTCGGCGACAAGAAGATCGTGGACAACGCCGTGGTGGAGATGACCACCATCAGCGGCCAGAAGGCCGTGCCCACCGTCTCCAAGAAGGACATCAGCAACTTCAAGCTGCGCCGCGGCATGCCCATCGGCGCCCGCGTCACCCTGCGCGGCGACAAGATGTACGAGTTCCTTGACCGCCTCATCGCCGTGGCCCTTCCCCGCACCCGCGACTTCCGCGGCGTGCCCGCCAAGGGCTTCGACGGCCGCGGCAACTTCACCTTCGGGGTGAAGGAGCAGATCATCTTCCCGGAGATCGACATCGACAAGGTGGCCAAGATCCGCGGCATGGACATCACGTTCGTGACCACCGCCCGCACCGATGCGGAGGCCAAGGCCCTCCTGCGCGAGTTCGGGTTCCCGTTCGCCGACAAGAAATAA
- the rplX gene encoding 50S ribosomal protein L24: MQKKTHIKKGDLVKVIAGEDRGKEGRVLEVMRERNAALVEGLNINKKHSKPTTANPQGGIVDKEGPIHLSNLMLIDAKSGLPGRVGRRLTKEGKLERYVKTKRSAAK, translated from the coding sequence ATGCAGAAGAAGACACACATCAAGAAGGGCGACCTGGTGAAGGTGATCGCCGGCGAGGACCGCGGCAAGGAAGGCCGCGTGCTGGAAGTGATGCGCGAACGCAACGCCGCCCTCGTGGAAGGCCTTAACATCAACAAGAAGCACTCCAAGCCCACGACCGCCAACCCCCAGGGCGGCATCGTGGACAAGGAGGGCCCGATCCACCTGAGCAACCTCATGCTGATCGACGCCAAGAGCGGCCTGCCCGGCCGCGTGGGGCGCCGCCTCACCAAGGAGGGCAAGCTGGAACGCTACGTGAAGACCAAGAGATCAGCCGCCAAGTGA
- the rplN gene encoding 50S ribosomal protein L14, with protein MIQQESRLNVADNSGAKEVLVIRVLGGTARRYARIGDTVVVSIKAAMPNGSAKKGTVHKAVVVRTRKELRRKDGSYIRFDDNAVVLLDAAGEMKGTRIFGPVAKELREKKFMKIISLAPEVL; from the coding sequence ATGATCCAACAGGAATCCAGGCTCAACGTGGCCGACAACAGCGGCGCCAAGGAGGTGCTCGTGATCCGTGTGCTCGGCGGCACGGCCCGCCGTTATGCGCGCATCGGTGACACCGTCGTGGTGTCCATCAAGGCCGCCATGCCCAACGGCAGCGCCAAGAAAGGCACCGTGCACAAGGCGGTGGTGGTGCGCACCCGCAAGGAACTGCGCCGCAAGGACGGCAGCTACATCCGCTTCGACGACAATGCGGTGGTGCTGCTGGACGCCGCCGGCGAGATGAAGGGCACCCGCATCTTCGGCCCCGTGGCCAAGGAACTGCGCGAGAAGAAGTTCATGAAGATCATCTCCCTGGCACCCGAGGTGCTCTGA
- the rpsQ gene encoding 30S ribosomal protein S17 encodes MERNLRKERIGIVTSDKMDKSVVVTVERRVMHPKYGKFVKRSSKFMAHDEKQEAHIGDTVRIMETRPISKNKCWRVVEVVERAK; translated from the coding sequence ATGGAACGCAACCTCAGGAAGGAACGCATCGGCATCGTCACCAGCGACAAGATGGACAAGAGCGTGGTGGTGACCGTCGAGCGCCGCGTGATGCACCCCAAGTACGGCAAGTTCGTCAAGCGCAGCAGCAAGTTCATGGCGCACGACGAGAAGCAGGAGGCCCACATCGGTGACACCGTGCGCATCATGGAGACCCGCCCCATAAGCAAGAACAAGTGCTGGCGCGTGGTGGAGGTGGTCGAACGCGCCAAGTAA
- the rpmC gene encoding 50S ribosomal protein L29 translates to MKKKGTTLRDLTVQELQDKLQEERSALAKLRFDHAVSPVENPMLLRSRRREVARVLTELRARELNAKSN, encoded by the coding sequence ATGAAGAAGAAAGGCACCACCCTCAGGGACCTTACCGTCCAGGAACTGCAGGACAAACTGCAGGAGGAACGCAGCGCACTGGCCAAGCTCCGCTTCGACCACGCCGTGAGCCCCGTGGAGAACCCCATGCTCCTGCGCAGCCGCCGCCGCGAAGTGGCCCGCGTGCTCACCGAGCTGCGCGCCCGCGAACTGAACGCCAAATCGAACTAA
- the rplP gene encoding 50S ribosomal protein L16, which produces MLQPKRSKRRNMHKGRMKGVAQRGHRVSLGSFGLKAMESVWLTSRQIEAARVALTRHMKREGQVWIKVFPDKPVTAKPAEVRMGKGKGALDHWVAVVHAGRIIFEADGVPMATAKEALRLAAQKLPIKTKFVVREDYDGQ; this is translated from the coding sequence ATGTTGCAACCGAAGCGCAGCAAGCGCCGCAATATGCACAAGGGCCGCATGAAGGGCGTGGCCCAGCGCGGACACCGCGTGAGCCTGGGCTCCTTCGGCCTGAAGGCCATGGAAAGCGTGTGGCTCACCAGCCGCCAGATCGAGGCCGCCCGTGTGGCCCTCACCCGCCACATGAAGCGCGAAGGCCAGGTGTGGATCAAGGTGTTCCCGGACAAGCCCGTGACCGCCAAGCCCGCCGAGGTGCGCATGGGTAAGGGCAAAGGCGCCCTGGACCACTGGGTGGCCGTGGTGCACGCCGGACGCATCATCTTCGAGGCCGACGGTGTGCCGATGGCCACCGCCAAGGAGGCCCTGCGCCTGGCGGCCCAGAAGCTGCCCATCAAGACCAAGTTCGTCGTGCGCGAGGACTACGACGGCCAATAA
- the rpsC gene encoding 30S ribosomal protein S3, with protein sequence MGQKAHPTGSRLGYIKGWDSNWYGGDNYVDKIVEDERIRQYLITRLKKASVSKIIIERTLKLVTVTINTARPGVIIGKGGAEVDKLREELKKFTGKDVQLNIFEIKRPELDAKLVADSIARQLEGRISFRRAMKMAVASTMRMGAEGIKLTVAGRLNGAEIARTESYREGRVPLHTLRADIDFAISEAHTKMGRIGVKCWICRGEVFGKRDLSPNVGQQKGAKGPGGPRPMGERRGGGERRGGGGDRRPGGERRGGGNRSNN encoded by the coding sequence ATGGGACAGAAAGCACACCCGACCGGCTCCCGCCTCGGCTACATCAAGGGCTGGGACAGCAACTGGTACGGCGGCGACAACTACGTCGACAAGATCGTCGAGGATGAGCGCATCCGCCAGTATCTCATCACCCGCCTGAAGAAGGCCAGCGTCAGCAAGATCATCATCGAGCGCACCCTGAAGCTCGTCACCGTCACCATCAACACCGCCCGCCCCGGCGTGATCATCGGCAAGGGCGGCGCCGAGGTGGATAAACTGCGCGAGGAGCTCAAGAAGTTCACCGGCAAGGATGTGCAGCTCAACATCTTCGAGATCAAGCGTCCGGAGCTCGACGCCAAGCTCGTGGCCGACAGCATCGCCCGCCAGCTTGAAGGCCGCATCAGCTTCCGCCGCGCCATGAAGATGGCCGTGGCCAGCACCATGCGCATGGGCGCCGAGGGCATCAAGCTCACCGTCGCCGGCCGCCTCAACGGGGCCGAGATCGCGCGCACCGAGAGCTACCGAGAGGGCCGTGTGCCCCTGCACACCCTGCGCGCCGACATCGACTTCGCCATCAGCGAGGCGCACACCAAGATGGGTCGCATCGGGGTGAAGTGCTGGATCTGCCGCGGTGAGGTCTTCGGCAAGCGCGACCTGAGCCCCAACGTGGGCCAGCAGAAGGGCGCCAAGGGCCCGGGCGGCCCGCGGCCCATGGGCGAACGCCGCGGTGGCGGTGAACGTCGCGGTGGCGGTGGTGACCGCCGGCCGGGTGGAGAGCGTCGTGGAGGAGGTAACCGCAGTAACAACTGA